The Pirellulimonas nuda genome includes a region encoding these proteins:
- a CDS encoding MarC family protein, which translates to MGGHKKTTVWVGMNDHIQAIVTVLSLVNPGICAAMFAKAEAGRSRGSKLTDAAKAAMAILVILTVAALAGARLLHLFGVSLDAFMVAGGGVLAWMGFSMLSHQPADSEPDAAQSLTPLIMFAASPGTITGVITLSAAHSQLKLPVTALTAIVVAVASTWLVMVIVACLPGRRHGGGFLRDTLTRFMGLIVLAMGVQFALTGYHAFVQKAM; encoded by the coding sequence TTGGGTGGACACAAGAAGACGACGGTGTGGGTAGGGATGAACGACCATATTCAAGCGATCGTGACGGTGCTTTCGTTGGTGAACCCCGGGATATGCGCGGCGATGTTCGCCAAGGCGGAAGCGGGGCGTTCGCGTGGTTCGAAGCTGACCGACGCCGCCAAGGCCGCGATGGCCATCCTTGTCATCCTCACGGTCGCGGCCCTCGCCGGTGCTCGGCTGTTGCACTTGTTCGGCGTCTCCCTGGACGCGTTCATGGTGGCGGGGGGCGGCGTGCTGGCCTGGATGGGGTTCTCTATGCTCAGCCATCAGCCGGCAGATTCAGAACCAGACGCGGCCCAGTCGCTGACGCCCCTGATTATGTTTGCCGCGAGCCCGGGCACGATTACCGGGGTCATCACCCTTTCGGCCGCCCACTCGCAACTGAAACTTCCAGTCACGGCCCTGACAGCCATCGTTGTAGCGGTCGCGAGCACCTGGTTGGTGATGGTGATCGTCGCCTGCCTGCCCGGTAGGAGGCACGGGGGAGGATTCCTGCGGGACACGCTCACGCGTTTCATGGGGCTCATCGTGCTAGCGATGGGGGTTCAGTTCGCGTTAACCGGCTACCACGCGTTCGTGCAAAAGGCCATGTAA
- a CDS encoding heavy metal translocating P-type ATPase, with product MNAQTDPICGMRVDPNVALSVSRDGQEHYFCSAGCRDKFVAGHGDPEKAGQETGGCCHPPAPHAAPARPSAPRPGPGRVYTCPMHPEVEQIGPGSCPKCGMDLEPKSVSREVDQHADAAEADMARRFWIGAALSLPLLTLTMGPMIGLPTGGWLSPTAEGWLQLLLATPVVLWSGLPLLARGWQSVLNRSPNMFTLVALGTLTAYGFSLLAVVFPAVIPAAFYEAQRPPLYFEAAAVIITLVLLGQVLELRARKRTSGAIRELLELAPDTAHRVTDRGEEDVPLADVQAGDRLRVRPGEKTPVDGVVRQGRSSVDESMLTGEPIPVEKGEGDKVSAGTLNQTGALLMEAQQVGAQTVLSRIVEMVAAAQRSRAPIQSLVDSVAAWFVPIVIVTALVAFGVWATVGPQPRLAHALLAAVSVLIVACPCALGLATPMSIMVGVGRGAREGVLIKDAQALETMEKVDTVIVDKTGTLTEGRPRVTEVVAAEGVEESQLLRLAAAAEQPSEHPLARAIVEGAKDRQLEVAVASEFISTTGGGVEATVSGQRVLVGKREFLASHDVELSAALKERSGSLQSEGRTVVFVATGDRPLGLLAISDPIKELTRGAIRQLHAMGLKLVMLTGDAEATAKAVAQELGIDEYSAGVSPEDKHDYVRKLREQGKVVAMAGDGINDAPALAAADVGIAMGTGSDVAIESAGVTLIGGDLRGVIKAAALSRATMQNIRQNLFFAFGYNALGIPVAAGALYPVFGWLLSPMIAAAAMSLSSVSVIANALRLRSTRL from the coding sequence ATGAACGCTCAAACCGATCCGATCTGTGGGATGCGGGTAGACCCCAACGTGGCGCTCTCGGTTTCACGCGACGGGCAGGAGCACTACTTTTGTAGCGCCGGTTGCCGCGACAAGTTTGTGGCGGGACACGGCGATCCAGAAAAAGCAGGGCAAGAGACCGGCGGTTGCTGCCATCCCCCCGCTCCGCACGCGGCGCCGGCTAGGCCTTCCGCCCCCCGACCCGGACCCGGGCGCGTCTACACCTGCCCGATGCACCCCGAAGTCGAGCAAATCGGCCCGGGGAGCTGCCCCAAGTGCGGCATGGACCTGGAGCCGAAGTCGGTCTCGCGGGAGGTCGACCAACACGCCGATGCGGCCGAGGCCGACATGGCGCGTCGGTTCTGGATCGGGGCCGCCCTGAGCCTGCCCCTGCTGACGTTGACCATGGGGCCGATGATCGGCTTGCCGACGGGCGGCTGGCTGTCCCCGACGGCCGAGGGTTGGCTTCAGTTGTTGTTGGCGACGCCCGTGGTGCTGTGGAGCGGCTTGCCGCTGCTGGCGCGCGGGTGGCAGTCGGTGCTCAACCGCAGCCCCAACATGTTCACACTGGTCGCGCTGGGAACGCTGACGGCGTACGGGTTCAGCCTGCTGGCGGTGGTCTTCCCCGCCGTAATCCCCGCAGCGTTCTACGAGGCGCAGCGCCCACCGCTCTACTTCGAGGCAGCGGCGGTGATCATCACGCTGGTGCTGCTGGGCCAGGTCTTGGAGTTGCGGGCGCGGAAGCGGACCAGCGGCGCGATACGCGAGCTCTTGGAGCTTGCGCCAGACACGGCCCATCGCGTCACCGACCGTGGCGAGGAAGACGTGCCCCTTGCGGACGTGCAGGCGGGCGACCGGCTGCGGGTCCGGCCCGGCGAGAAGACGCCGGTCGACGGCGTGGTGCGCCAAGGGCGGAGCTCGGTTGACGAATCCATGCTCACCGGTGAGCCGATCCCCGTCGAGAAAGGAGAGGGAGACAAGGTCTCCGCCGGAACGCTGAACCAGACCGGCGCCCTGCTCATGGAGGCCCAGCAGGTCGGCGCCCAAACCGTGCTGAGCCGGATCGTCGAGATGGTGGCGGCCGCGCAGCGGAGCCGCGCGCCGATCCAGAGCCTCGTCGACAGCGTAGCGGCCTGGTTCGTGCCGATCGTCATCGTCACGGCACTTGTGGCGTTTGGCGTGTGGGCCACAGTCGGCCCGCAGCCCCGTTTGGCGCACGCCCTGCTGGCGGCCGTGTCGGTGCTGATCGTCGCCTGCCCCTGCGCCCTGGGCCTGGCGACGCCCATGTCGATCATGGTGGGAGTGGGCCGGGGCGCCCGGGAGGGGGTGCTGATCAAAGACGCCCAGGCGCTCGAGACGATGGAGAAGGTGGACACGGTCATCGTCGATAAAACGGGCACGCTGACCGAGGGCCGGCCGCGCGTCACCGAGGTCGTCGCCGCGGAGGGCGTCGAGGAGTCGCAGTTGCTGAGGCTCGCGGCCGCCGCCGAGCAGCCGAGCGAGCATCCCTTGGCGCGGGCCATTGTTGAAGGGGCAAAGGATCGCCAGCTGGAAGTCGCCGTCGCCAGCGAGTTCATCAGCACGACAGGCGGAGGCGTCGAGGCGACGGTAAGCGGGCAACGGGTGCTGGTTGGGAAACGCGAGTTTCTGGCGAGTCACGACGTCGAACTCTCTGCCGCACTCAAGGAGCGGAGCGGGTCGCTGCAGTCCGAGGGGCGGACGGTAGTTTTTGTCGCCACCGGCGACCGGCCGCTCGGCCTGCTGGCGATCTCCGACCCGATCAAGGAGTTGACTCGCGGCGCCATCCGCCAGTTGCACGCGATGGGCCTCAAGCTGGTGATGCTCACCGGAGACGCCGAGGCGACGGCCAAGGCCGTGGCCCAAGAGCTGGGCATCGATGAGTATTCCGCGGGGGTCTCCCCCGAAGACAAGCACGACTACGTCCGCAAGCTCCGCGAGCAAGGAAAGGTCGTGGCGATGGCCGGCGATGGCATTAACGACGCCCCTGCCCTGGCGGCCGCCGATGTCGGTATCGCGATGGGCACGGGCAGCGACGTGGCCATCGAGTCCGCCGGCGTAACGCTCATCGGGGGCGACCTGCGCGGGGTCATCAAGGCGGCAGCGTTGAGCCGGGCCACGATGCAGAACATCCGCCAAAACTTGTTCTTTGCGTTCGGGTACAACGCCCTTGGGATACCGGTCGCGGCGGGCGCGCTTTATCCCGTGTTCGGCTGGCTTTTGAGCCCGATGATCGCCGCGGCCGCGATGAGCCTCAGCAGCGTTTCGGTGATCGCAAACGCACTGCGGCTGCGGTCGACGCGGCTTTGA
- a CDS encoding metal-sensitive transcriptional regulator, which produces MTVQSNQNGLACPGQYFDDHAGETQMLSEEDKGKLANRLRRVSGQVAAVQRMMDEDVYCVDILTQIAAASGALGKVGQLLLESHIQSCVADAVRSGDAQRQEEKLAELIEIFRKYASIVD; this is translated from the coding sequence TTGACGGTACAATCCAACCAGAACGGGCTCGCGTGCCCAGGACAATACTTCGACGACCACGCCGGCGAGACGCAGATGCTTTCGGAAGAGGACAAGGGCAAGCTTGCCAATCGACTTAGGCGGGTCTCGGGTCAGGTCGCCGCCGTGCAACGCATGATGGATGAAGACGTTTACTGCGTCGACATTCTCACCCAGATCGCCGCGGCCAGCGGCGCCCTGGGCAAGGTCGGCCAGCTCTTGCTGGAGAGTCACATCCAGTCGTGCGTGGCAGACGCGGTCCGCAGCGGCGACGCCCAGCGGCAAGAGGAGAAGCTCGCAGAGCTCATCGAGATCTTCCGCAAGTACGCAAGCATCGTTGACTAG
- a CDS encoding LamG-like jellyroll fold domain-containing protein, translating into MSRLLFTAVVTGLLAAVAADSQAIKVHSYTFNGDTRAAGGIVDSIGGMNGTLIDPAGTYGVLAGGGIDLTRNNGANSDQPGAVDPSGIDVGAYIDLPNGISNSVFATNNAATFETWITIQQNRTYARLWDFGSSAGGENVSDGAGEYLSLAATSNAAGAAGAVQFASRESLSGVAEYANGTAALPVGQLSHVLVTMDANDTSAGPSGTVKIYVDNVIVSTGKVADNLPLKDVANFGGLLPVNQWLGRSAFDNPLFDGIFHEFNMYNTALTESEINTSFTTGPAAFNGPRVEVNRDTGVVTLLNDTGNAQSLSSYSITSNLMGLDPSGLSPIAGWSTTSTTDGQISQSGGAPQTLTPAGINLGAIWTRSPVEDLELAFTLQGGLAANAAVTYTGAALQRSDLDVDGDIDTADFDIFLANSNTTITASQFDAYFLGDLNGDLKVDRADFRLFKADFLAAGNAVGALAAYSGAAVPEPSSIALALLGIAAFTGTRRLRG; encoded by the coding sequence ATGTCTCGACTACTCTTTACTGCCGTCGTCACCGGGCTGCTGGCGGCCGTCGCCGCAGACTCTCAAGCCATCAAGGTGCATTCGTACACCTTTAATGGCGACACGCGTGCGGCCGGCGGCATCGTCGACAGCATCGGCGGCATGAACGGTACGCTCATCGACCCTGCCGGAACGTACGGGGTGCTCGCCGGCGGCGGGATCGACCTGACACGCAACAACGGCGCCAACTCCGACCAGCCCGGAGCCGTCGACCCCTCCGGGATCGACGTCGGCGCCTACATCGACCTTCCCAACGGCATCTCAAACTCGGTGTTCGCGACCAACAACGCCGCGACCTTCGAGACCTGGATCACGATCCAGCAGAACCGGACCTACGCCCGCCTCTGGGACTTTGGCTCGAGCGCCGGCGGCGAGAACGTCTCGGACGGCGCCGGCGAGTACCTCTCGCTCGCCGCGACGAGCAACGCCGCGGGCGCCGCGGGCGCCGTCCAGTTCGCCTCGCGCGAGAGCCTGTCGGGGGTCGCCGAGTACGCGAACGGCACGGCGGCTCTCCCCGTTGGTCAACTGTCGCACGTGCTGGTGACGATGGACGCCAACGACACCTCCGCCGGCCCATCGGGCACGGTCAAGATCTACGTCGACAACGTGATCGTCTCCACAGGCAAGGTCGCAGACAATTTGCCGTTGAAAGACGTCGCGAACTTCGGAGGCCTGCTGCCGGTGAATCAGTGGCTGGGTCGCTCGGCGTTCGACAACCCGCTCTTTGACGGGATCTTCCACGAGTTCAATATGTACAACACCGCCCTGACTGAGTCGGAGATCAACACCTCCTTCACCACCGGCCCCGCGGCGTTCAACGGGCCGCGGGTAGAAGTGAATCGTGACACCGGGGTCGTTACGCTGCTCAACGACACGGGCAACGCCCAAAGCTTGAGCTCCTACAGCATCACCTCGAACCTGATGGGGCTCGACCCCTCCGGATTGTCACCGATCGCGGGTTGGAGCACCACGTCGACTACCGACGGCCAGATCTCACAGAGCGGCGGCGCCCCCCAGACGCTTACTCCCGCTGGGATTAATCTCGGGGCGATCTGGACCCGGTCGCCGGTCGAAGACCTCGAACTGGCTTTCACGCTTCAGGGCGGGCTAGCGGCCAACGCCGCGGTGACCTACACCGGCGCCGCGCTCCAGCGGAGCGACCTGGACGTCGACGGCGACATCGACACGGCCGACTTCGACATCTTCTTGGCCAACAGCAACACCACCATCACGGCATCACAGTTTGACGCGTATTTCCTCGGCGACCTGAACGGCGACCTGAAGGTCGACCGTGCCGACTTCCGCCTCTTCAAGGCAGACTTCTTGGCCGCCGGCAACGCGGTCGGAGCGCTAGCCGCCTACAGCGGCGCCGCGGTCCCAGAGCCGTCGTCCATTGCGTTGGCGCTGTTGGGCATCGCCGCATTCACCGGGACCCGACGCCTACGCGGCTGA
- a CDS encoding PEP-CTERM sorting domain-containing protein, with the protein MLRLKNLAAVAAICIGGLADAQTLVSIDFDPNDAAQANVFTGEAAATGFGATQTWNGVSHNQMQAGTGLLVDSTNTLTGVSFQSVLANETGRGSGAFVNAQELGGVSQTYAALMGDYSYIRGTNGTRTVTISGLIPASTYDLYLYGQGDQTSQFSGFTIGAERKVTSYDPGAPAGNDGLLAEGIEYVKFTGVPATAAGQLVIVQDNGQQAASNDFGGWNGFQILGAFAPPPVPLNVQVNTQTGVVTLQNNNSSKPITIDDYIIQTTSATLNAAGWNSLSDQGFDATPGAANGDYNDDGSVNAADYTVWRDNVGQSSAGNLENDPIGGTVGTPHYDQWKTNYGSTGGAAAGWSESGGASASLLEEFFLGNSSKLGSTLAPGQSVALGAAFNPAVLSAGASDGTLTFEYFDRVDNANVVGTVSFVNAAVGATGSAVPEPSTAALACLAIAALAYRRRRS; encoded by the coding sequence ATGCTTAGACTAAAAAATCTCGCCGCAGTCGCGGCTATTTGTATCGGTGGGCTAGCCGACGCGCAGACGCTGGTGAGCATCGACTTTGATCCAAACGACGCCGCGCAAGCGAATGTCTTTACCGGCGAAGCGGCCGCAACCGGCTTCGGCGCCACGCAGACCTGGAACGGCGTCAGCCACAACCAGATGCAAGCAGGAACGGGCCTATTGGTCGATTCGACCAACACGCTAACCGGGGTCAGCTTTCAATCGGTCCTTGCCAATGAAACCGGCCGGGGCAGCGGCGCCTTTGTGAACGCCCAAGAGCTAGGGGGCGTCAGCCAGACCTACGCCGCTTTGATGGGCGACTACTCCTATATCCGCGGGACGAACGGCACCCGCACCGTCACGATCTCGGGGCTGATCCCCGCCTCGACCTACGACCTCTACCTCTACGGCCAAGGCGACCAGACCTCGCAGTTCTCTGGGTTCACGATCGGCGCCGAGCGCAAAGTCACCTCCTACGACCCCGGTGCGCCTGCCGGCAACGACGGGCTGCTCGCCGAAGGAATTGAGTACGTCAAGTTCACCGGTGTTCCCGCGACGGCCGCCGGGCAGCTCGTGATCGTGCAAGACAACGGCCAGCAAGCCGCATCTAACGACTTTGGCGGGTGGAACGGCTTCCAGATCCTCGGCGCCTTTGCGCCGCCCCCGGTTCCGCTGAACGTGCAGGTCAACACGCAGACGGGCGTCGTGACGCTGCAGAACAACAATTCGTCGAAGCCGATCACGATCGACGACTACATCATCCAGACCACGTCGGCGACCCTCAACGCTGCCGGCTGGAACAGCCTGTCGGACCAGGGCTTCGACGCGACCCCGGGCGCGGCCAACGGCGATTACAACGACGACGGATCGGTTAACGCCGCCGACTACACCGTGTGGCGCGACAACGTCGGCCAGTCCTCCGCCGGCAACCTCGAGAACGACCCGATCGGCGGCACGGTCGGCACTCCGCACTACGACCAGTGGAAGACCAACTACGGCAGCACCGGCGGCGCAGCCGCGGGCTGGAGCGAGTCGGGGGGCGCCTCGGCCAGCCTGCTCGAAGAATTCTTCCTCGGCAACAGCAGCAAGCTTGGCTCGACGCTGGCCCCGGGCCAGTCGGTCGCGCTGGGAGCCGCCTTCAATCCGGCGGTGCTCAGCGCCGGCGCCTCGGACGGGACGCTGACGTTTGAGTACTTCGACCGCGTCGACAACGCCAACGTGGTTGGCACGGTTTCATTCGTCAACGCCGCGGTGGGCGCTACCGGCAGCGCCGTGCCCGAGCCCTCGACCGCCGCGCTGGCCTGCCTGGCGATCGCCGCGTTGGCGTACCGTCGTCGTCGCTCGTAA